The following are encoded together in the Ooceraea biroi isolate clonal line C1 chromosome 2, Obir_v5.4, whole genome shotgun sequence genome:
- the LOC105276808 gene encoding MOB kinase activator-like 3 — protein MTTLSGFIEFFQKGKTFRPKKRFAHGTLRYSLHKQAQASLNSGINLRAVVKLPPGEDLNDWIAVHVVDFFNRINLIYGTVSEYCDSASCPAMSGGARFEYLWADGEKYKKPTALPAPQYVALLMDWTEAQINNETVFPVSTDVPFPKTFIPLCRKILTRLFRVFVHVYIHHFDRIVAIGAEAHVNTCYKHFYYFVTEFDLINPKELEPLAEMTAKVCKDSASPTQTTVPSNNQGR, from the exons ATGACTACATTAAGCGGTTTCATCGAATTCTTCCAGAAGGGGAAG ACGTTTAGGCCGAAGAAGAGATTTGCTCATGGAACGCTGCGTTATTCTTTACACAAACAAGCACAAGCTTCTCTCAATTCCGGTATTAACTTAAGAGCGGTCGTAAAATTACCTCCTGGGGAAGATTTGAATGATTGGATCGCCGTTCACG TCGTGGActtttttaatagaataaaCCTTATATATGGTACTGTGTCGGAATACTGCGATTCGGCTTCCTGTCCAGCAATGAGCGGCGGGGCACGTTTTGAGTATCTCTGGGCGGAtggtgaaaaatataaaaaaccaACAGCATTACCAGCGCCACAGTATGTTGCTCTTCTTATGGATTGGACGGAGGctcaaattaataatgaaacagTCTTCCCCGTATCGACAG atGTACCATTTCCGAAAACGTTTATACCCTTATGTAGAAAGATTTTGACGCGTCTCTTCAGAGTTTTCGTTCACGTATACATCCATCATTTCGATCGTATTGTAGCGATCGGAGCa GAAGCACATGTAAACACATGCTACAAGCATTTTTACTACTTTGTAACAGAGTTCGATTTAATAAATCCGAAGGAGTTGGAACCATTAGCTGAAATGACTGCCAAAGTTTGTAAAGATAGCGCTTCGCCAACTCAAACTACAGTACCGTCGAACAATCAAGGCAGATAG